The genomic interval AGATAACAACGGTCCTCGCCGCCGATGTGCCTGCCCCCTTCAGTTGTTCTAGCGAACTCTTGAAGACAACCAGAGGGCTCGCCAAGCACCGTTTTCATTGACGTGTCACCACCTCCTGCGTTGGGAGCGTCACCGTCGGAATCGAGTCGGTATTCATGATCACCTTGCGCTGTGGCAGGTAATGAAGCAGCAGTTCTGTTTCCTTCTTGACCACGTCGTAGCACTCGCAACTCAAAGTTTCGAGTTTCGACCGGTCAAGCACCTTGATTAATCCGCGCGAATATGAAATCACGCCCATCTGCTGCAATTTCAACGCCGCCTGGGTGACGCTCTCCCGGCGAACGCCAAGCATGTTGCTGATGAATTCCTGCGTCATGGTCAAGTGATTGTGCGACAGGCGATCCATGGAAAGCAGGAGCCAGCGGCAGAGCTGCTGGTCGATCGAATGATGCCGGTTGCAAACAGCGGTCTGAGCTACTTGCGTGATCAGGGCCTGCGTGTAGCGCAGCATGAGAACCAGCAACTGGCCGTGACGGTTGAACTCTTCTTTCACCCGCAGTCTGGGGAGGCGATAGGCGTAACCGGCGCTCTGCACCAGCGATCGGCTCGGCGTACTCTCCCCGCCCATGAATAAAGTGATGCCCACCAAGCCCTCGTTACCCACCACCAGGATCGCGGTCGATGCTCCGTTCTCCATCACGTATTGCAGCGAGACTATGGAGTCAGTTGGAAAGTAGACATGGCGCATCGGGCGCCTGGATTCATACATGAGCGCGCGCAGTGGCAGCGGCACTAGTTCCAGATACGGGAATAAACGGCCTTGAACCTCAGGGGACAAGGCGGCCAGAAGATGATTCTGCTGGGGTTGGGGTTGGGGCTTGACAGGCATCTCGGGACTCTTTGAATTGAAGGGTTTGAGATTATCCGCTCAAAGCGGCTTGGCTGTACTTTCTGTATCGCGCACTCCGGTGCGGTGGCCCGCAGATGGGGAGGACTTTGAGAATTAGCATGACAACAGCAGAAGCAGAAGCAGAAGCTTAGCGCCCTAACGTTTCCGCTCACCCGCCGCGTACTCGCGGTCGGTATGAAGCGGCTTGTTAGCCCGCTGTTTGCTCACCAGATTCTCGGAACAGCACAACACGCTTCTCTGTCCCCTTGGCTTTATACATTGCTGTATCGGCTTTTTTGAAAAGAACATCAGCCGTATCTCCATCTGCGGGATATGTAGCAATACCAATACTTGCGCTTATGGAAAGAACAATCCCATTAAACTCGAAGGCTTCGGCAATCCGAATTATCATTTCTTCTGCAAGGCGAGTTACCTCTGCTTTTTGCTTGACTTCGAACAACAGGCATACAAATTCGTCGCCTCCCCAGCGACTGACTATGTCTTCATCGCGTACAAAAGACTTTAAACGATTTGCCACCATTAGTAGCACCTGATCTCCTAGATCATGACCATAAGAATCGTTAATATTCTTGAATTTGTCGATGTCAATAAATAGCACGGCAAGTCCCCAATCGTGCCGTTTTGCCTGGATCAAACCGTGGTCGAGATGCTGTTCATATGAGACACGGTTGGGAAGACCCGTGAGTGCGTCCTGAAGCGCAATTTGTTGCGCTTCTTCCGTTTTTACCTGGGCTCTTGATAAATCGTCGAGCGCTTCGGCCAAGTCAGTCTTCGTGTCAGCGAGTTCGGATTCGACGACTATTCGTTCAGCGATTTCTTCGGCGAGTTCGACGTTAACCAGCTTCAAGTCGTCTGCGGCTTCTGCAACCTTCTGTTCGACATTTTGATTCTGACTAAGGGCCTGTTTCATAATCTGATCAGGGACATTTTCTTGCTTTAGAACTTCATTTACAAATGTAAGATCACTGGCAGCCTTTTTGACAGTTTTTTTGATTGTCTCATTTTTCTTAAGCACGCGTCCAAGCGAAAGCCTCTTGGCAGACAAGTTTTCTTTTAAATCTTTTGATTTCATAAACATCTCCTTTTGCATAGAGCGGGCTAACAATGCATTGTATGGACCCGCCGGCCTTGATCATAACTCCACCCACCCCCGTCACGCCGCCACCAGTGTCAGGGCAGACTGCTTGACTGGTCGCGGTCGTCGCCGCCGCGCGGGCGGCGGCAGGGAGACGTGCGCCAGTACCTGCTCAAACAGCGCCGGGTGAGCCCGCCCGAAGAGGCGTTCGGCGGCGGTGGTGCCGTCAGGGCGCCGGACATAAAAGTTATGCAGCGCCGTCAGGGCCGCCAGCTTGCGGTCGCTCAAGCGGTGACTGCCATAATGATACAGCGACAGGTGGCCATTGCGCCCCTCCACGCAGGAACTGAGGTTCCCTCGGTTTTTCGTCTTCCAAGGGCAGGGGTTCATGCGACCTGCTTTTCTCCTTGTCGAGGGTTGATCCAGTCCTTCAGAAACTGCATCGGGGAAGGGTAACCGAGGGTGGAATGCCGACGCTTGCGGTTGTAGAACACCTCGATGTACGCGAAGGCGGTGGCCTGCATGGCGTCGCGGGTGGCGAAGTGCTCCCCGAAGACCCGCTCGTTCTTGAAGCGGTTGAACCCGCTCGCGGTCGGGGCATTGTCCCCACCATTGTCCTTGCGGCTCATCGAGCAGACCATGCCGTACGGCGCCAGGGTCGCTTGGCACGCAGGGCTCGCGTACTGGCTCCCCCGATCGGAAGGGTGGATCAGCCCCGGGGCTGGCTGGCGTCGAAACCAACCCATGATCAGCGCGTCGGTGACCAGGTCGGCCGTGATGCGCGGCTGCAGCGACCCGCCCACGACCGCGCGGTTGAACAGGTCCAGCAACGGTGCATCCGTCAGCCCCCGGCGATCCGCTGTGCCGCCACCCGGCCAGGCCCGGTAGCCGCCGACACGGACGGCGAGGACATCACACCGCTCGTTCAGGGCGAAGCGGTCGCGGTGCGCAGCGATCCAGGCGTACTTCACAGCGCCTCCCGCGCGAAGTACGCCGTCGCTTTTTTTAAGATGTCGACCTCGCGCTTGAGCCGCGCATTCCCCGCGCGCAGACGCGACAGCTCCATCGCCTCCGCCGTGACCTTCGCTGCGCCCGCACCGTTGAGCGTGCCGACATCGAACGCCTTCACCCCGTTGCGCAGGGTCTGCTCGACCAGACCCCTCTCCTTGGCGACCGCGCCCACGCGCTTGCCGTCCTTGACCCGCTTCACCGCCTGGTCCTTGAACTCGGCGGTGTACGCTTGCTTCGGAATCTTCTGCATCATCGTCTCCCGTGTGACAGACCGTCTACGTCACCCTTGGAAGACTAAATTTCGGGGGAACCTCAGAACTGCGTCACCCGCGCGACCTTCCTCGGTCTGGCCTTCAAATTGAGCGAGGAGGCCGCCAAGACCTGGCGGCGCATCCGTGCTCCCGAGAAAGTGGCCGAGCTGCTCGGTGGGGCACGCTACGCAGACGGCATTCCGGTGTCTGACGACCCGCCGGAGACCCAAGAGGAGCAACGGGAAGCCGCCTGACAAAACTCTGGTCCCATGGTCTCATACACCAGATTTGACAATAGCTCCAGCGGCCAGGGATGTGGCTGTAGCCGAGGTGTTTGCGGATGACCGAGCCGTTCTCGCTCTCAGCCAGGGCGTTGTCGTTGGTGCGGCGCGCGCGACTTGGTGAACTCTGCGTGGAGCTTGTACGAGAGGGCGGCGACCCCGGCGTTGATGTACTTCGAGCAGTTGTCGCCGAGCGGTCGCCATGCGGGGCATCAACCTCGGCCAGCAGACGCACATCTTCGGGCGTGAAGCGCCGTGCACAGGGCTGAGCGGGAGGGCCCGCCGGTCCCGCAACGCCTGCCCATCCTGTGCTCGCCCGACCAGGCGGTGAGCGGTGCCCGCGACAGCCCGTCACCTTGGCCAGGTACGCCCGCACCAGCGCCTTCAGGCTCACCTCAGCTTGGAATCACGGCCCCCTTCAGGCTTATCTGTCGTTGAACAAGGCTGCCAGTGTGACGATTTTTAAATTCGTGATACTATGCAGGCCGTTTTCCGGGACCTATCAGCGTTGACGATGTTTTCAAGACAACTCCTTCTGGGGCTTGGCCTCCTCTCCCTCGCCACCACGGCCGCGGCCCATGACCTCTGGGTCGAGCCCTCCGGCGGCGCTTTCATCGTCCGCTATGGACACCACCCCCAGGTCTCCCACGAGGGGGCCCGCGAGATCGCCTACGCCCCGTCCATCGTCAAGTCGGTGACCTGCACCGATGCGGCGGGCAGCCCCAGCCCGGCCCGGGTGGGCTCGACGGCCCCGGTAGAGATCGCGGGCGACTGCGCGGTCCTGTATGTGCTGACCTCCAGCGGTTACTGGAGCAAGACCCCCGCCGGCACCAAAAACCTGAAGAAGACCGAAGCCCCATCGCCCTTGAGCAGTTGGCAGGGCTTCGAGAGCGTCAAACATATCTCCCAGTGGGGTCCGGGCGCCGCCAAGTCCCTCGGGCTGCCGCTGGAGATCGTGCCGGCCGCGAATCCGCTGGCCATCCAGGATGGCGACAAGCTGGCCCTGCGCGTCCTGGCCAAGGGCCAGCCCGTCGCCAATGCGGTGGTGACCTACGACGGTAAGCCGCGGGGCGAGACCAACGCCGACGGGACCCTGAATATCCGCATCAAGCATGGGGGCCTGCAGCTTATCCAGGCATCGACCCGCACGCCCCATGTCGGACCTGAAGCGGACGAGGTGGTGCATACCACGGCCCTGACCTTCGCCCTGGGCAAGCAGCCGTGAGGGCGCTCCTAGTCCTGCCGCTGCCCTTCCTCGCCGGCACATTGCACGCCCACCAGCTCAACCATATGGCGCAGACCGGCAATGCGGTGATCGTCGAACTGCACTACGGCGACGGCAGCCCCTTCAGTTACGAGTCCGCCGAGGTCTACCGGCCAGCCGAGTCGATCCCCTTCCTGGCCGGCCGTACCGACGCCAATGGGCGTCTGGCCTTCATCCCAGACCGGGCGGGCGACTGGCGGATCAAGGCATTCTCCGAAGACGGTCATGGTGGCGACTTCACCGTCGCCACCACCGGCGAGGGCGGCAACTCCGCCCCCTCGGTCGGGCTCGGCACCCTGGGCGGTCTCGCCGTCGGGCTCTCGCTCCTGTTCGGCATCTTTGGGGTGTGGTCGTTGTTCCTGAGAAAAAGATCATGAAATATCGACTTGTTGCGTTTGGCGCGGCCCTGGCGCTGGCACCCCTGGTCGCCTCGGCGCACCACGGTGTCGCTGGCCTCGGTGCGGCCGGGCTCGAGGGGCCGGGTGCGCCCATCGAACAGTCGTCTTCGGCGACCCTACCCAAGGGCAAGGTCTTCACCTACTTCAAGATGGATTACGCCAACTGGAAGACCTACACGCCCCCCCAGGACGACGAGGCCGAGTCCGCGACCTTCTGGATGGCCGGCCTGGGCTACGGCGTGA from Chromatiaceae bacterium carries:
- a CDS encoding Crp/Fnr family transcriptional regulator; this translates as MPVKPQPQPQQNHLLAALSPEVQGRLFPYLELVPLPLRALMYESRRPMRHVYFPTDSIVSLQYVMENGASTAILVVGNEGLVGITLFMGGESTPSRSLVQSAGYAYRLPRLRVKEEFNRHGQLLVLMLRYTQALITQVAQTAVCNRHHSIDQQLCRWLLLSMDRLSHNHLTMTQEFISNMLGVRRESVTQAALKLQQMGVISYSRGLIKVLDRSKLETLSCECYDVVKKETELLLHYLPQRKVIMNTDSIPTVTLPTQEVVTRQ
- a CDS encoding DUF4198 domain-containing protein, with the protein product MFSRQLLLGLGLLSLATTAAAHDLWVEPSGGAFIVRYGHHPQVSHEGAREIAYAPSIVKSVTCTDAAGSPSPARVGSTAPVEIAGDCAVLYVLTSSGYWSKTPAGTKNLKKTEAPSPLSSWQGFESVKHISQWGPGAAKSLGLPLEIVPAANPLAIQDGDKLALRVLAKGQPVANAVVTYDGKPRGETNADGTLNIRIKHGGLQLIQASTRTPHVGPEADEVVHTTALTFALGKQP
- a CDS encoding GGDEF domain-containing protein, yielding MKSKDLKENLSAKRLSLGRVLKKNETIKKTVKKAASDLTFVNEVLKQENVPDQIMKQALSQNQNVEQKVAEAADDLKLVNVELAEEIAERIVVESELADTKTDLAEALDDLSRAQVKTEEAQQIALQDALTGLPNRVSYEQHLDHGLIQAKRHDWGLAVLFIDIDKFKNINDSYGHDLGDQVLLMVANRLKSFVRDEDIVSRWGGDEFVCLLFEVKQKAEVTRLAEEMIIRIAEAFEFNGIVLSISASIGIATYPADGDTADVLFKKADTAMYKAKGTEKRVVLFRESGEQTAG